The Clupea harengus chromosome 5, Ch_v2.0.2, whole genome shotgun sequence genomic sequence gttaaaggcctttccacactgagaacactgatgtggcttttctccagtatggatcttctggtgtgtcttgaggttACCAATTCGGttaaaggtttttccacactgagaacactgatgtggcttttctccagtatggatcttcttgTGTGTCCTGAGATTAGACATGTGCgtaaaggtttttccacactgagaacactgatgtggcttttctccagtatggatcatgTGGTGTGACCTGAGACTAGACATTTggctaaaggtctttccacactgagaacactgatgtggctttgccccagtatggatcctctggtgtctcttgagatcagACACTTGtctaaaggtttttccacactgagaacaatgataatGCTTTTCCCcggtatggatcttctggtgtgtctttgccccagtatggatcttctggtgtgacCTAAGATGATGCATTCggctaaaggtttttccacactgagaacactcatgtggcttttctccagtatggattaTCTGGTGCGTCTTGAGATGAGGGATTTggctaaaggtttttccacactgagaacactgatgtggcttttctccagtatgaaTCCTCTGGTGTAGCTTAAGATAACCCATATGGCTGAAGGTTTtaccacactgagaacactgataaggcttttccccggtatggatcctctggtgggACTTGAGGTTACCAATTTGaataaaggcctttccacactgagaacactggtgtggctttgccccagtatggatcttctggtgtttccTAAGATAAGACATTTGgttaaaggtctttccacactgtgAACACTGaactggcttttctccagtatgtgtcgCCATATGTACGGTTGAGTGTGGGCGATTGTGacatctgtctttttttcttttttcctcagtgttccctttcttgttagattggatcctttgaatgtctcctgTAAGATTATTTTAAAAGTTCAGCAATatcttcactcttctcttctatctGGGATGTAATTTCTACAATTTCTTTGCAATATATTGGCTATTTGCTAGAAATGTACATAACTTAGAAGTGActtaggataaaagtgtctacctagagactacatgtgaatgtaaacagagatacacacacatgaattacaGAGCTAGAGAAAAATTAcggcagacactttctctcttttaaatgtaacagactgcagcTAGTATCCCATAAGGAAGGTATTCCCACagtatctctgttctctgaataggtctcgctttgtgaagcacaagttagccattctctCAAATTCAAGTAGTGTAACTATACATAACATATAATGATGaacaagcaacttacttgtaggagAAGAGACATGGTGACCATATTCActtaaatcaaattcttcttcatctttaatttccattggtgaatacttttcttctttcatggtTGGTGATgtgtacatttcagtcttgatttcacattccattccaggcttttcttccacggTCTGAATTGCAGacaaatactcttgtaggaaatcatcaaattcttcttcttttatctccttcttcactgacatgagcagtTGTGATGGTccagta encodes the following:
- the LOC105889214 gene encoding zinc finger protein 665-like produces the protein MATHTGEKPVQCSQCGKTFNQMSYLRKHQKIHTGAKPHQCSQCGKAFIQIGNLKSHQRIHTGEKPYQCSQCGKTFSHMGYLKLHQRIHTGEKPHQCSQCGKTFSQIPHLKTHQIIHTGEKPHECSQCGKTFSRMHHLRSHQKIHTGAKTHQKIHTGEKHYHCSQCGKTFRQVSDLKRHQRIHTGAKPHQCSQCGKTFSQMSSLRSHHMIHTGEKPHQCSQCGKTFTHMSNLRTHKKIHTGEKPHQCSQCGKTFNRIGNLKTHQKIHTGEKPHQCSQCGKAFNQMSHLRKHQNIHTGAKPHQCTQCGKAFSQMCNLKRHQRIHSNDVLPC